Genomic segment of Rhodocaloribacter litoris:
TGAAACGAGTTTGTTCATCGGAACACGGTATGTTTCGAGTAGCGCTTGTTCACATATACTGGCTGCCACCGCTTCGCGAAGGTTCGTGAATGCTTCATGGGCAAACTCGAAGACGACCTCCTCCGTTGTGATGCCGAGTGCTTGGCCATCAACGCCGTACACTTCTTCGACCAAGCCCCTAATAGAACAACTGGCCATCAGCAAACGGTCGAGCGTCTCGCGAGCTAGGGCAACGACGCGGGCAGCATCAGGGGGATTACCGCGGCGGCGTAATAACCGCTGGAGCGTCCTCGCTACAATAAGCCATCTCGAAGCGGAACGATCGTCCATTTCTGTGGCAAGCTTTGCAAGCTGTTCTTCTAGTGTCGCTACGGACTCATCAAGCTGGTCCCCCCCCATTCGGGCCATCTCCGCGGCTGCCCACGAGCTATGGGATGGAGTTAACCCGGTTTGGTGGACTATCTTCCACTTACGAACAACGAAGAGGTCCCCATGCCACGAACACGTCCCGCGTATCCTACCGAGTTCCGCCAGCGACTCGTCGAACTGGCTCAGGCCGGTCGTAGCCCGCGTGAACTCGCTGAAGAATTTGAACCCTCCGAACAAACCATCCGCACCTGGATCAAACAAGCTGAGCGCGACGAGGGTACCCGCACCGACGGGCTCACCTCGAGAGAGCGCGAGGAGCTGCGCCAACTCCGCAAGGAGAACCGTCGTCTCCAGCAGGAGCGCGACATCCTGGCAAAGGCCGCGGCCTGGTTTGCTCAGGAGACGAACGTGATACCGAAGCGATCTTCACGTTCATAGACGCCCACCAGGCCGAATTCCCCATCCGCGTCATGTGTGCAGTCCTGGCGGTCTCCACCAGCGGCTACTACGCCTGGCGCAACCGAGTCCCTTCCCAGCGAGCCCGAGACGACGCGATGCTGACCGAGCAGATCCATGCCATCCACGCGTGGTCCCGCGGCACCTATGGCGCCCCCCGTATCCATGCCGAACTCAAGGATCAAGGCGTGCATGTGGGGTGCAAGCGTGTAGCTCGTTTGATGCGAGCAGCCGGCTTGCACGGCATTAGCCGCCGCAAAGGACCCACCACGACGCGGCGGAGGGAGGGAGCTAGACCCGCGCCGGATCTCGTCGAGCGGGATTTCACCGCGACCGAGCCGAACCAGTTGTGGGTGGCCGACATCACCTACGTGCCGACGGCGGCCGGCTTCCTGTACCTGGCTGTTGTGCTCGACGCGTTCAGTCGCCGTATCGTGGGCTGGTCGATGGCCAATCACTTGAGGACGGAGCTGGTGGTCGCCGCGTTGGAGATGGCGCTTGAGCAGCGGAAGCCGGAGGCGGTCATCCATCACTCCGACCAGGGGTCGCAGTACACCTCGATTGCCTTCGGGGTGCACTGTCGGGAAGCGGGTGTGGAGCCGTCAATGGGCTCGGTCGGTGACTGCTACGATAACGCCATGTGCGAGAGCTTCTTCGCTACGCTTGAATGCGAACTCATCGACCGTGAGGCCTTCGCGACGCGGGCCGAGGCGCGGATGGCGATCTTCGACTACATTGAAGGGTGGTACAACCCGCATCGGCGGCACTCGGCCCTGGAGTATCAGTCGCCGGTGAGCTACGAAAGAAGACACCAATCACAGGTCGCAGCCGAAAGCTGCTGACTGTCCACTAAAGCGGGGTAACTCCAGGGATGTAATTCCCCACTTACGGGCTTGGTCGTCTTGCACAGCTAGCTGCGACGCTAGGTTCAGGCCGTACTCTTGTTGGAGGATGTCACAGAGGGCTGACTGGAAGTTAGATGCAGAAGGCCTAGCTGACGGATCTGGAGCTAGCGCTCTATAAACGAGATCTCGCAGGCTCGCCGGTTGGAATTCGAGGTCCCTAGGTCCTGAGGTTGCCCATGTTTCCCACTTCCTAGCGCTCCACTTCTTTGCGAGGACTTCCGTAACATCACCCGCCGGATGTTTTCCAGACAAGAGCTCGCTAGCGATGACACCTACGGCGAAAATATCGCTCGCTTCCGGCACCACAGTATTGCGGAACCGCTCTGGGGCCAAATATGGGCGCCACGCGTGGTACGTCCCCCCACCCTGGGTCCAGATATCGGCCCAGCCCAGATCAGCGATGCGCGCTTGCCAGTAGTGAGCCTTGCTTGGAAAGCCTTTTCCATCAGGCAAAACGAAGCGCGCACGAAGATCGCTGAGCAGAATGTTATCTGGCTTCAGGTCGCCATGTCCCTGGAGGCCATGTTCGTAAAGCCACCGGAGACCGGAGCATATTTGTGCAAGGGCGATGAGGCGTTCCAGTAGCGACATCTTGATCTCACCCTTGACGCACGCCGAAAGGTTGCCCTCGCAAAACGGCATGCGTACCAGTGGCAGGACTTCGAACTCACCCGCGAGATCCCTAGGTGCGGGAGCGAACTCCAGTCCAAGAGCCGGCAAGACATGGTAGTGAAAGGGGATATTGAGCCAGAGCCTCATCTCGCGCTCAAACAGGTGCTTTAGGTCGCGGCCCCCAGGTTTCAGTTTCGCAGGGTTCAGAGTCTTGACGCAAACCCTCTGCGGAGAAACGTTGCTCTTCTTGGCTTCAAGGACGAACACGAGGCCATACGTCCCCTGCATGTGCCTCGTGGGTTCATAATAGTCTGGCCAACGCTTGCGGAGCCAGGACTCAAGGACCTCAACGATCATATGATACTCTCTCCGTTCCGGCGGCATAACATAGCATTATCCAACACGACGCATCTTATCCTACAATCTTTCTTTAAAAATTACAACGGGCTGCCTGCCTACAAGAACACTGCTGCCCCGTTTTTCTGGATCAGGGTGTCGGATAGCCGCCTCGTTCACGGCGCGTACTATCCAACAACACCGGTTGGCGGTGCGGCCGGTTCCAACCGCTTCGCGACTGCACAGATCAGATCTTCTGCTCCGCCCGGCCCCTTCCAGCCCCTCCCGACGCGAACCCTTCCCCGACTCGTTCGTTGTGTAAGGTTCCATCCGACCCGCCACACGAACCCCGGCCCCGGACATGCCCGCCTCGTTCGACACCCTCGCCGATCTCCTCCGCCGGCGCATCCTCGTGCTCGACGACGCCATGGGCACCATGATCCGGCCGCGTGCACTTCACGAACCCGCATTCGGCAGGCAGTAGCGCATCACGGCAGGCTCGGAGAACCAAGCAACACCGTCCCCACACCCGGCCTCCCGAGGCGACGCCACTTGTGAACATAGCCGTCACACGAGACGAAAAAGAGGGTGTCTGTGAGAAGCAAGGGCTTGCATGGCAAGTCATAGCGGATCGAATACTGGTACATACCATCCGCACTATCGTATACATCGATAAACACATCCATATTCGAATCATCCCATCTGGTGCATACGATGTATATATCTTCCGGCGAAACAGTCGCGATTACCTGAGATATTCTATTCCCTCCCTTCCTGTCTATGGTATAAGCATCCTCCTCAAACTTGACAACCGGAGGAAAGGGTGTTCCATCGATCGTTTCCACATAGAATCGCAACATTCCCTCAGGTGAGAAACTTGCAATTCTACCTCCATACAACCCCGCATATACAAAATAATCTCCATCCGGCGATGCATCGATGGTTCCTGCCAGTGCAATGGAACTAAAAAATTGATTTTCCACCAGTGTACCGAATTTTTGAACCTCGACAATTTCGTCGCCGTTCGCAGGGAGATCATAGAGTTTGAACAGCGTTGAATCGGGAAAGGAGAGCGAGGCCACGCGCCCTCGTCCAGTCATGGCAATCGCCCGGGGTTCGTCCTCGAAGAAATAGGTTTCGGATAGGGATCCATCGGCACGAAATCGTACCAGTTTTCTGTCCCCGG
This window contains:
- a CDS encoding 6-bladed beta-propeller — translated: MVSLRAFYIACWLSLVILSGCSDAARGLVEVQQPSQQPVRERKILGTLKDLYEYVGIVADTNQVYNAQALSLNPDGGIFVLDAGDHKIKEFSAEGKLIRSYGNGKGRGPGEFIKPVHFMVDSLGAVWVADTGDRKLVRFRADGSLSETYFFEDEPRAIAMTGRGRVASLSFPDSTLFKLYDLPANGDEIVEVQKFGTLVENQFFSSIALAGTIDASPDGDYFVYAGLYGGRIASFSPEGMLRFYVETIDGTPFPPVVKFEEDAYTIDRKGGNRISQVIATVSPEDIYIVCTRWDDSNMDVFIDVYDSADGMYQYSIRYDLPCKPLLLTDTLFFVSCDGYVHKWRRLGRPGVGTVLLGSPSLP
- a CDS encoding IS3 family transposase (programmed frameshift) — encoded protein: MPRTRPAYPTEFRQRLVELAQAGRSPRELAEEFEPSEQTIRTWIKQAERDEGTRTDGLTSREREELRQLRKENRRLQQERDILGKGRGLVCSGDERDTEAIFTFIDAHQAEFPIRVMCAVLAVSTSGYYAWRNRVPSQRARDDAMLTEQIHAIHAWSRGTYGAPRIHAELKDQGVHVGCKRVARLMRAAGLHGISRRKGPTTTRRREGARPAPDLVERDFTATEPNQLWVADITYVPTAAGFLYLAVVLDAFSRRIVGWSMANHLRTELVVAALEMALEQRKPEAVIHHSDQGSQYTSIAFGVHCREAGVEPSMGSVGDCYDNAMCESFFATLECELIDREAFATRAEARMAIFDYIEGWYNPHRRHSALEYQSPVSYERRHQSQVAAESC
- a CDS encoding serine/threonine protein kinase; the encoded protein is MIVEVLESWLRKRWPDYYEPTRHMQGTYGLVFVLEAKKSNVSPQRVCVKTLNPAKLKPGGRDLKHLFEREMRLWLNIPFHYHVLPALGLEFAPAPRDLAGEFEVLPLVRMPFCEGNLSACVKGEIKMSLLERLIALAQICSGLRWLYEHGLQGHGDLKPDNILLSDLRARFVLPDGKGFPSKAHYWQARIADLGWADIWTQGGGTYHAWRPYLAPERFRNTVVPEASDIFAVGVIASELLSGKHPAGDVTEVLAKKWSARKWETWATSGPRDLEFQPASLRDLVYRALAPDPSARPSASNFQSALCDILQQEYGLNLASQLAVQDDQARKWGITSLELPRFSGQSAAFGCDL